A single region of the Bos mutus isolate GX-2022 chromosome 17, NWIPB_WYAK_1.1, whole genome shotgun sequence genome encodes:
- the GP1BB gene encoding platelet glycoprotein Ib beta chain has translation MLVNVEEGVRMRSICAGGSTSGLFLAGWPRCGRFGRRTRAGEGRGGEALSPGPATTARSSRARPVADLSPWASVSLGSAQAARSPRTSGREALNPLGCSQSSSGQTRRTLPAGGRVERLAGGGDAARDPAGRAHRGASLPGLRGALSLLLLLLAPPGRSAAGCPAPCRCAGTRVDCGRRGLTWASLPAVFPPDTTELVLTGNNLTALPPGLLDALPVLRAAHLGANPWRCDCHLVPLRAWLAGRPEREPYRDLRCAAPPALRGRLLPYLAEDELRATCAPGALCRGALAAQLLLLVLGLLHALLLALLLCRLRSLRARATRRRPLSEPLAAERATPEPSDWR, from the exons ATGTTGGTGAACGTCGAAGAGGGTGTCCGCATG CGCTCTATCTGTGCTGGCGGCTCGACCTCTGGGTTATTTCTGGCGGGGTGGCCGCGTTGTGGTCGGTTCGGCAGGCGCACCAGggccggggaggggaggggcggggaggcctTATCGCCCGGTCCTGCGACCACCGCCCGGAGCTCCAGAGCTCGCCCGGTCGCCGACCTCTCGCCATGGGCTTCGGTGAGTCTAGGGTCTGCCCAGGCCGCGCGCTCCCCGAGGACATCTGGCAGGGAGGCTCTCAATCCTCTGGGCTGCAGTCAGAGCAGTTCGGGCCAGACCCGGAGGACCCTTCCAGCCGGCGGGCGGGTGGAAAGGCTCGCGGGCGGTGGCGATGCCGCCCGGGACCCCGCGGGCCGGGCTCACCGCGGCGCTTCCCTTCCAGGGCTGCGCGGGGCGCTgagcctgctgcttctgctgctcgCGCCGCCGGGCCGCTCGGCCGCGGGCTGTCCCGCCCCGTGTCGCTGCGCGGGTACGCGCGTGGACTGCGGGCGCCGCGGGCTGACGTGGGCCTCGCTGCCGGCCGTCTTCCCGCCGGACACGACCGAGCTGGTGCTGACCGGCAACAACTTGACGGCGCTGCCGCCCGGGCTGCTGGACGCGCTGCCGGTGCTGCGCGCCGCGCACCTGGGCGCCAACCCTTGGCGCTGCGACTGCCACCTGGTGCCGCTGCGGGCCTGGCTGGCCGGCCGGCCCGAGCGCGAGCCCTACCGCGACCTGCGCTGCGCCGCACCCCCCGCGCTGCGGGGCCGCCTGCTACCCTACCTGGCGGAGGACGAGCTGCGCGCCACCTGCGCGCCCGGTGCGCTCTGCCGCGGGGCGCTGGCGGCGCAGCTCCTGCTGCTGGTCCTCGGGCTGTTGCACGCGCTGCTGCTGGCGCTGCTGCTGTGCCGCCTGCGGAGCCTGCGCGCCCGCGCCACGCGCCGGAGGCCGCTGAGCGAGCCGCTGGCCGCCGAGCGCGCGACCCCCGAGCCGAGCGACTGGCGCTGA
- the SEPTIN5 gene encoding septin-5 isoform X2 — protein MSTGLRYKSKLATPEDKQDVDKQYVGFATLPNQVHRKSVKKGFDFTLMVAGESGLGKSTLVHSLFLTDLYKERKLLSAEERISQTVEILKHTVDIEEKGVKLKLTIVDTPGFGDAVNNSECWKPITDYVDQQFEQYFRDESGLNRKNIQDNRVHCCLYFISPFGHGLRPVDVGFMKALHEKVNIVPLIAKADCLVPGEIRKLKERIREEIDKFGIHVYQFPECDSDEDEDFKQQDRELKESAPFAVIGSNTVVEAKGQRVRGRLYPWGIVEVENQAHCDFVKLRNMLIRTHMHDLKDVTCDVHYENYRAHCIQQMTSKLTQDSRMESPIPILPLPTPDAETEKLIRMKDEELRRMQEMLQKMKQQMQDQ, from the exons ATGAGCACAGGCCTGCGGTACAAGAGCAAGCTGGCGACCCCAG AGGACAAGCAG gACGTCGACAAGCAGTACGTGGGCTTCGCCACGCTGCCCAACCAGGTGCACCGCAAGTCTGTGAAGAAGGGCTTCGACTTCACGCTCATGGTGGCCG gggagtcaggcctgggGAAGTCCACACTGGTCCACAGCCTCTTCCTGACCGACCTCTACAAGGAGCGGAAACTGCTGAGTGCCGAGG AACGCATCAGCCAGACGGTTGAGATCCTAAAGCATACGGTGGACATTGAAGAGAAGggggtgaagctgaagctcaccATCGTGGACACACCGGGCTTCGGGGACGCCGTCAACAACTCTGAGTG ctggaAGCCCATCACCGACTATGTGGACCAACAGTTCGAGCAGTACTTCCGGGACGAGAGCGGCCTCAACCGCAAGAACATCCAGGACAACCGGGTGCACTGCTGCTTGTACTTCATCTCCCCTTTCGGGCACGG GCTGCGGCCGGTGGACGTGGGCTTCATGAAGGCCCTGCACGAGAAGGTGAACATCGTGCCCCTCATCGCCAAGGCCGACTGTCTCGTCCCAGGGGAGATCCGGAAGCTGAAAGAGCGG ATCCGGGAAGAGATCGACAAGTTTGGGATCCATGTGTACCAGTTTCCTGAGTGCGACTCGGACGAGGATGAGGACTTCAAGCAGCAGGACCGGGAACTGAAG gagaGCGCACCCTTCGCTGTTATCGGCAGCAACACGGTGGTGGAGGCCAAGGGGCAGCGGGTCCGGGGGCGTCTGTACCCCTGGGGGATCGTGGAGG TGGAGAACCAGGCGCACTGCGACTTCGTGAAGCTTCGCAACATGCTAATCCGCACGCACATGCATGACCTCAAGGACGTGACCTGCGACGTGCACTACGAGAACTACCGCGCGCACTGCATCCAGCAGATGACCAG CAAGCTGACGCAGGACAGCCGCATGGAGAGCCCCATACCCATCCTGCCACTGCCCACGCCCGACGCTGAGACTGAAAAGCTCATCAGGATGAAAGATGAGGAG ctAAGGCGGATGCAAGAGATGCTGCAGAAAATGAAGCAGCAGATGCAGGACCAGTGA
- the SEPTIN5 gene encoding septin-5 isoform X3, producing MVAGESGLGKSTLVHSLFLTDLYKERKLLSAEERISQTVEILKHTVDIEEKGVKLKLTIVDTPGFGDAVNNSECWKPITDYVDQQFEQYFRDESGLNRKNIQDNRVHCCLYFISPFGHGLRPVDVGFMKALHEKVNIVPLIAKADCLVPGEIRKLKERIREEIDKFGIHVYQFPECDSDEDEDFKQQDRELKESAPFAVIGSNTVVEAKGQRVRGRLYPWGIVEVENQAHCDFVKLRNMLIRTHMHDLKDVTCDVHYENYRAHCIQQMTSKLTQDSRMESPIPILPLPTPDAETEKLIRMKDEELRRMQEMLQKMKQQMQDQ from the exons ATGGTGGCCG gggagtcaggcctgggGAAGTCCACACTGGTCCACAGCCTCTTCCTGACCGACCTCTACAAGGAGCGGAAACTGCTGAGTGCCGAGG AACGCATCAGCCAGACGGTTGAGATCCTAAAGCATACGGTGGACATTGAAGAGAAGggggtgaagctgaagctcaccATCGTGGACACACCGGGCTTCGGGGACGCCGTCAACAACTCTGAGTG ctggaAGCCCATCACCGACTATGTGGACCAACAGTTCGAGCAGTACTTCCGGGACGAGAGCGGCCTCAACCGCAAGAACATCCAGGACAACCGGGTGCACTGCTGCTTGTACTTCATCTCCCCTTTCGGGCACGG GCTGCGGCCGGTGGACGTGGGCTTCATGAAGGCCCTGCACGAGAAGGTGAACATCGTGCCCCTCATCGCCAAGGCCGACTGTCTCGTCCCAGGGGAGATCCGGAAGCTGAAAGAGCGG ATCCGGGAAGAGATCGACAAGTTTGGGATCCATGTGTACCAGTTTCCTGAGTGCGACTCGGACGAGGATGAGGACTTCAAGCAGCAGGACCGGGAACTGAAG gagaGCGCACCCTTCGCTGTTATCGGCAGCAACACGGTGGTGGAGGCCAAGGGGCAGCGGGTCCGGGGGCGTCTGTACCCCTGGGGGATCGTGGAGG TGGAGAACCAGGCGCACTGCGACTTCGTGAAGCTTCGCAACATGCTAATCCGCACGCACATGCATGACCTCAAGGACGTGACCTGCGACGTGCACTACGAGAACTACCGCGCGCACTGCATCCAGCAGATGACCAG CAAGCTGACGCAGGACAGCCGCATGGAGAGCCCCATACCCATCCTGCCACTGCCCACGCCCGACGCTGAGACTGAAAAGCTCATCAGGATGAAAGATGAGGAG ctAAGGCGGATGCAAGAGATGCTGCAGAAAATGAAGCAGCAGATGCAGGACCAGTGA
- the SEPTIN5 gene encoding septin-5 isoform X1, which yields MDSLAAPQDRLVEPLLSPRTQAQRRLKDVDKQYVGFATLPNQVHRKSVKKGFDFTLMVAGESGLGKSTLVHSLFLTDLYKERKLLSAEERISQTVEILKHTVDIEEKGVKLKLTIVDTPGFGDAVNNSECWKPITDYVDQQFEQYFRDESGLNRKNIQDNRVHCCLYFISPFGHGLRPVDVGFMKALHEKVNIVPLIAKADCLVPGEIRKLKERIREEIDKFGIHVYQFPECDSDEDEDFKQQDRELKESAPFAVIGSNTVVEAKGQRVRGRLYPWGIVEVENQAHCDFVKLRNMLIRTHMHDLKDVTCDVHYENYRAHCIQQMTSKLTQDSRMESPIPILPLPTPDAETEKLIRMKDEELRRMQEMLQKMKQQMQDQ from the exons ATGGACTCGCTGGCAGCACCCCAGGACCGCCTGGTGGAGCCGCTGCTGTCGCCGCGGACCCAGGCCCAGAGGCGGCTCAAG gACGTCGACAAGCAGTACGTGGGCTTCGCCACGCTGCCCAACCAGGTGCACCGCAAGTCTGTGAAGAAGGGCTTCGACTTCACGCTCATGGTGGCCG gggagtcaggcctgggGAAGTCCACACTGGTCCACAGCCTCTTCCTGACCGACCTCTACAAGGAGCGGAAACTGCTGAGTGCCGAGG AACGCATCAGCCAGACGGTTGAGATCCTAAAGCATACGGTGGACATTGAAGAGAAGggggtgaagctgaagctcaccATCGTGGACACACCGGGCTTCGGGGACGCCGTCAACAACTCTGAGTG ctggaAGCCCATCACCGACTATGTGGACCAACAGTTCGAGCAGTACTTCCGGGACGAGAGCGGCCTCAACCGCAAGAACATCCAGGACAACCGGGTGCACTGCTGCTTGTACTTCATCTCCCCTTTCGGGCACGG GCTGCGGCCGGTGGACGTGGGCTTCATGAAGGCCCTGCACGAGAAGGTGAACATCGTGCCCCTCATCGCCAAGGCCGACTGTCTCGTCCCAGGGGAGATCCGGAAGCTGAAAGAGCGG ATCCGGGAAGAGATCGACAAGTTTGGGATCCATGTGTACCAGTTTCCTGAGTGCGACTCGGACGAGGATGAGGACTTCAAGCAGCAGGACCGGGAACTGAAG gagaGCGCACCCTTCGCTGTTATCGGCAGCAACACGGTGGTGGAGGCCAAGGGGCAGCGGGTCCGGGGGCGTCTGTACCCCTGGGGGATCGTGGAGG TGGAGAACCAGGCGCACTGCGACTTCGTGAAGCTTCGCAACATGCTAATCCGCACGCACATGCATGACCTCAAGGACGTGACCTGCGACGTGCACTACGAGAACTACCGCGCGCACTGCATCCAGCAGATGACCAG CAAGCTGACGCAGGACAGCCGCATGGAGAGCCCCATACCCATCCTGCCACTGCCCACGCCCGACGCTGAGACTGAAAAGCTCATCAGGATGAAAGATGAGGAG ctAAGGCGGATGCAAGAGATGCTGCAGAAAATGAAGCAGCAGATGCAGGACCAGTGA